A DNA window from Helianthus annuus cultivar XRQ/B chromosome 15, HanXRQr2.0-SUNRISE, whole genome shotgun sequence contains the following coding sequences:
- the LOC118487424 gene encoding uncharacterized protein LOC118487424, whose translation MQSAEFTCRVEVKHIRNSQEWFKLTCGGGNCMKGVGREDNDMWCDGCENPVVFPRGRLELEVFDSTAEAVVVCFDDTAQRLTKTTAHSILTAECGLSRVYSLYSTDIQDKFTPVMVRNADGSISTLPNYFTAVSWLVMGLGMTVACVVVAVGGDSCCLRFSLKGFGGGEKQVRRVESDPQTS comes from the exons ATGCAGAGTGCTGAATTCACCTGTCGTGTTGAAGTCAAACACATACGCAATAGCCAAGAGTGGTTCAAGCTGACATGTGGCGGTGGGAATTGCATGAAAGGTGTGGGGCGTGAAGACAACGATATGTGGTGTGATGGGTGCGAAAACCCCGTTGTCTTCCCGAGAGGAAG GCTAGAACTCGAGGTGTTTGACTCAACAGCCGAAGCTGTCGTTGTCTGCTTTGATGACACCGCCCAACGCTTGACAAAGACCACTGCTCATAGTATACTCACAGCAGAGTGTGGCCTGTCACGCGTCTACAGCCTTTATTCCACTGACATACAGGATAAGTTCACTCCGGTGATGGTAAGGAACGCTGATGGAAGCATTTCAACACTGCCGAATTATTTCACTGCAGTCAGTTGGCTGGTGATGGGATTGGGGATGACGGTGGCATGC gtggttgttgctgttggtgGTGATAGTTGCTGTTTGAGGTTTAGTTTAAAGGGTTTTGGTGGTGGAGAGAAACAAGTAAGAAGGGTGGAAAGTGACCCACAAACTTCTTGA
- the LOC110910941 gene encoding 65-kDa microtubule-associated protein 6, with amino-acid sequence MLRVANTCNALLQELQQIWMDIGETESEKDRMLIELEIECLEVYRRKLDEAANTKARLHQSVAAKEAELAALMASLGDLTIQSPINVDKKASSLKGQLMMVTPLVEDLKSKKEERIKQFADIKSQIEKINGEISGYNQITSTVSSLNLEEQDLSIRKLGEYQSHLRSLQKEKSERIQKVLAYVNDVHLMCSILGLDFGKTVSAVHPSLHDKSLEHATNISDNTLEGLENTILKLKTERKVRFQKLKDIVTSLFELWNIMNTTREEKQHFSRVASIIRLSEAEVVEPGALSTEVVQQASQEVERLNKLKTSRMKELVMKRRAELEELCFKTHIEPDPSTTFEKSNAMIDSGLVDPGELLAKIEAQISEVSNEALGRKEIMDRIDRWLSACEEEIWLEEYNMDQNRFSGGRSAHISLKRAERARITIKKIPSIVDNLICRTVTWEDDKNKLFLYDGARLVTILEEYKVSRIRKEEEKKRLRDQKKLQDLLLTEKESIYGSKPSPRRVSSFRKATNGTLTATPRRNSNGSPTPDLMTPRSYSGRQNGSFKDLRKLSTGPLNFVSIPKEDTISYSSVYSSEPASPPLN; translated from the exons ATGTTGAGGGTTGCTAATACTTGCAATGCTTTGCTTCAAGAACTTCAG CAAATATGGATGGACATAGGTGAGACAGAATCAGAGAAAGATAGAATGTTAATAGAATTGGAGATAGAATGTTTAGAAGTGTACAGAAGAAAACTCGACGAGGCTGCAAATACCAAGGCCCGTCTTCATCAATCTGTCGCTGCAAAAGAAGCCGAACTCGCCGCCCTCATGGCTTCCCTCGGCGACCTTACCATTCAATCCCCG ATAAATGTGGATAAGAAAGCTTCATCACTGAAAGGTCAACTCATGATGGTCACACCATTAGTAGAGGACTTAAAATCAAAGAAAGAGGAACGGATCAAACAATTTGCGGACATCAAGAGTCAAATCGAAAAGATAAATGGTGAAATATCGGGATACAATCAAATTACAAGCACAGTTAGTTCTTTAAATCTTGAAGAACAAGATTTGTCTATCAGAAAACTCGGTGAATACCAGTCTCATCTCCGATCTCTCCAAAAGGAAAAG TCTGAGCGTATCCAGAAAGTTTTGGCGTATGTGAACGATGTGCATTTAATGTGCAGCATCCTTGGGTTAGATTTCGGCAAAACTGTAAGCGCGGTGCATCCAAGCTTGCACGATAAAAGCCTTGAACATGCCACAAATATAAGTGATAACACATTGGAAGGCCTTGAGAATACCATTCTCAAGTTGAAAACAGAGAGAAAAGTCCGGTTTCAGAAG CTAAAAGATATTGTAACATCGCTATTTGAACTTTGGAATATAATGAACACAACAAGAGAAGAAAAACAGCACTTTTCAAGAGTAGCATCCATTATTCGACTGTCGGAAGCCGAAGTTGTTGAACCAGGAGCTCTTTCGACCGAGGTTGTTCAACAG GCGTCACAAGAGGTCGAGAGGCTCAATAAACTCAAAACAAGCAGGATGAAAGAACTTGTTATGAAGAGGAGGGCAGAACTGGAAGAATTATGTTTCAAAACCCATATCGAACCTGATCCGAGCACAACTTTTGAAAAATCTAATGCAATGATTGATTCTG GGCTGGTGGACCCTGGTGAACTTTTAGCGAAAATCGAAGCGCAAATAAGTGAAGTATCGAATGAAGCTTTGGGCCGAAAAGAAATCATGGATCGCATAGACCGGTGGCTCTCTGCTTGTGAGGAGGAAATCTGGCTTGAAGAGTACAATATg GATCAAAACCGATTCAGTGGTGGAAGAAGTGCTCATATAAGTTTAAAACGGGCTGAACGAGCTCGAATTACTATCAAGAAGATTCCAT CTATTGTTGATAACTTGATATGTAGAACGGTCACATGGGAAGATGATAAAAATAAGTTGTTCCTTTATGATGGG GCGCGGTTGGTGACAATTTTGGAGGAATATAAAGTTTCGAGAATACGAAAAGAAGAGGAAAAGAAGCGATTAAGG GATCAAAAGAAGCTCCAAGATTTGCTACTTACAGAAAAAGAATCTATATATGGGTCCAAGCCTAGTCCAAGGAGAGTAAGTAGTTTTAGGAAGGCAACAAACGGGACATTGACTGCGACTCCACGTAGGAACTCAAACGGGAGTCCAACTCCGGATCTTATGACCCCGCGTTCTTATTCAGGGCGTCAAAACGGGTCTTTTAAAGATTTGAGAAAGTTGTCTACAGGACCATTGAACTTTGTTTCCATACCAAAAGAGGATACAATATCATATTCTTCGGTATATAGTTCAGAGCCCGCATCTCCTCCTCTGAACTAA
- the LOC110910942 gene encoding 5'-3' exoribonuclease 3 yields the protein MGVPAFYRWLAEKYPMVVVDVIEEEAVEIDGIKIPVDTSKPNPNQIEYDNLYLDMNNIIHPCFHPEDRPSPTSFNEVFQCMFDYIDRLFVMVRPRKLLYMAIDGVAPRAKMNQQRSRRFRAAKDAADAAAEEERLREEFEREGRKLPPKQESQTFDSNVITPGTEFMAVLSVAIQYYVHQRLNNDPGWKSIKVILSDANVPGEGEHKIMSYIRLQRNLPGFDPNTRHCLYGLDADLIMLALATHEVHFSILREVVYTPGQQDKCFICGQVGHLAAACEGKAKRKAGEFDEKGDGVPKKPYQFLNIWTLREYLEIEMRIPHLPFKIDFERIVDDFIFMCFFVGNDFLPHMPTLEIREGAINLLLAVYKKEFRVLNGYLTDGSKPDLSKVEQFIQAVGLYEDKIFQKRARLNQRQAERIKRDKAQAKSQSIRGDDAGPQMEPESLVAVGRFQGSRLASGPSPSPYQFKGASSHPHPKKVVRMSSGSTIGAAIVEAESSLEKDDVLDNKEELKTKLKEILREKSDAFNSEEQDEDKIKLGVPGWKERYYEEKFSASSPEELDEIRRDVVLRYTEGLCWVMHYYYEGVCSWQWFYPYHYAPFASDLKDLGELNITFELGSPFKPFNQLMGVFPAASSHALPEHYRKLMMDPNSPIIDFYPTDFEVDMNGKRFAWQGIAKLPFIEEDRLLAEVTKVEHTLTDEEARRNSRMSDMLFVALSHTLSPYIFSLIDCCKQLSAEERVKVKEQIDPSASGAMNGYLSLCAGDPCPPVFSSPVDGMDDIMDNQVICAIYKVPDYHKHISRPPAGVKLPKKTVTLDDIQPDPTLWHEDTGRRPWHNDRPHNNNNHNPHGAASSRHLGDAAHRLVTNSLQVKPDRNAHHQSYDPHPHGPPSRSYGQSYGSSSHYGRSNSQARGYYQNQHAHPPPRGPHQSQHLPSSGQYYPQQGGGYAYNSAAGHHHQQSGGRGQGRPQQGGGNQFSGLSRDGRGRSHQPYRR from the exons ATGGGTGTTCCGGCGTTTTACCGGTGGCTAGCGGAGAAGTATCCAATGGTGGTTGTAGATGTCATAGAGGAAGAAGCTGTGGAGATTGACGGCATTAAAATCCCTGTTGACACATCTAAACCTAACCCTAATCAAATTGAGTATGACAATCTGTATCTCGATATGAATAATATTATTCATCCTTGTTTCCACCCCGAAGACCGG CCTTCCCCAACCTCTTTTAATGAGGTGTTTCAATGCATGTTTGACTACATAGATCGGCTTTTTGTGATGGTGCGGCCACGGAAACTACTTTATATGGCTATTG ATGGTGTTGCCCCAAGGGCAAAAATGAATCAGCAGCGATCTAGACGGTTTAGAGCAGCCAAAGATGCAGCAGATGCG GCAGCCGAAGAGGAGCGGCTACGAGAGGAGTTTGAGAGAGAAGGCAGAAAGCTTCCTCCCAAACAAGAATCCCAAACATTTGACTCTAATGTCATCACCCCCGGGACCGAATTTATGGCTGTTTTGTCGGTTGCTATCCAGTATTATGTTCACCAAAGATTAAACAATGATCCTGGATGGAAATCCATAAAG GTTATTCTTTCCGATGCCAATGTTCCGGGTGAAGGGGAACATAAGATAATGTCCTACATTCGTCTTCAAAGGAATCTTCCTGGTTTTGATCCAAACACCCGTCATTGCTTATATGGTTTG GATGCTGATTTGATTATGTTAGCTTTGGCTACCCACGAAGTTCATTTTTCAATACTTAGAGAG GTTGTATATACTCCTGGACAACAAGACAAATGTTTTATTTGCGGTCAAGTAGGCCATTTAGCGGCCGCTTGTGAAGGAAAGGCAAAGAGGAAGGCAGGTGAATTCGATGAAAAAGGCGATGGTGTGCCTAAGAAGCCATACCAG TTTCTCAACATTTGGACTCTTAGGGAGTACCTAGAAATTGAGATGAGAATACCTCATCTTCCTTTCAAAATCGACTTCGAGCGAATAGTGGATGATTTTATCTTCATGTGTTTCTTTGTTGGGAACGATTTTCTACCACATATGCCCACTTTAGAAATTCGTGAG GGTGCCATAAACTTACTTTTAGCCGTATATAAAAAGGAGTTTAGGGTCCTGAATGGGTATCTTACTGATGGAAGCAAG CCAGACCTTAGCAAAGTGGAACAGTTTATTCAGGCCGTTGGTTTATACGAAGATAAAATATTTCAGAAAAGAGCCCGCTTGAATCAG AGACAAGCTGAAAGGATAAAACGTGACAAAGCGCAAGCCAAATCTCAATCAATAAGAGGAGACGATGCTGGACCACAAATGGAGCCTGAATCACTTGTTGCAGTTGGGCGGTTTCAGGGCTCACGACTTGCTTCTGGACCCTCACCATCACCATACCAATTTAAGGGTGCCTCGAGCCATCCTCATCCAAAGAAAGTCGTACGCATGTCATCTGGGTCCACCATCGGTGCTGCTATAGTTGAAGCTGAGAGCAGTCTTGAAAAAGATGAT GTACTTGACAACAAAGAAGAACTGAAAACAAAACTGAAGGAGATACTTCGTGAGAAATCCGATGCCTTTAATTCCGAGGAGCAGGATGAGGATAAG ATAAAATTGGGAGTGCCTGGGTGGAAAGAGAGGTACTATGAGGAGAAGTTTTCTGCAAGCTCACCTGAAGAGCTTGACGAAATACGGAGAGATGTT GTTCTTAGATACACTGAAGGCTTATGCTGGGTGATGCACTATTACTATGAAGGTGTCTGTTCTTGGCAGTG gttttatcCATATCATTACGCACCGTTTGCTTCTGATCTTAAGGATCTAGGAGAATTAAATATCACTTTTGAACTAGGTTCACCGTTCAAACCGTTTAATCAGCTGATGGGCGTGTTTCCTGCTGCAAG CTCCCATGCTCTTCCTGAGCATTACAGAAAATTAATGATGGATCCAAATTCACCTATTATCGACTTTTATCCAACAG ATTTTGAAGTCGACATGAATGGCAAGCGGTTTGCATGGCAG GGAATAGCAAAGTTGCCTTTCATTGAAGAAGATCGTCTTCTTGCTGAAGTGACAAAAGTAGAACATACATTAACG GATGAAGAGGCTCGTAGAAATAGCCGGATGTCTGACATGCTTTTCGTGGCATTATCACACACACTATCTCCATATATATTTTCTCTTATTGACTGTTGCAAACAATTGTCGGCTGAGGAAAGAGTTAAAGTCAAAGAACAAATTGACCCATCGGCAAG TGGTGCGATGAATGGCTATTTATCCCTTTGTGCTGGAGATCCATGTCCTCCGGTTTTCAGCTCACCTGTTGACGGGATGGATGATATCATGGACAATCAAGTCAT ATGTGCTATATACAAAGTTCCGGATTATCATAAACATATATCTCGACCACCTGCAGGGGTCAAACTACCAAAGAAG ACTGTAACGTTGGATGATATTCAACCCGATCCGACTCTGTGGCACGAAGATACAGGAAGGAGGCCATGGCATAACGACAGGCCGCACAATAACAACAACCATAACCCTCATGGAGCTGCATCTAGCCGACATCTTGGAGATGCTGCACACCGACTCGTCACCAACAGCTTACAAGTAAAGCCCGATAGAAATGCTCATCATCAATCGTACGACCCACACCCACATGGCCCACCTTCTAGATCATATGGTCAATCTTATGGTTCAAGTAGCCATTACGGTAGGTCAAATTCTCAGGCGCGTGGATACTACCAGAATCAACATGCACATCCTCCACCACGTGGGCCCCATCAAAGTCAACATTTACCGTCTAGCGGTCAATACTATCCACAACAGGGTGGTGGCTATGCATACAACAGTGCCGCCggtcatcatcatcaacagtctGGTGGCAGAGGCCAGGGACGGCCTCAACAAGGTGGTGGCAATCAGTTTTCAGGATTGAGTAGAGACGGAAGAGGTAGGTCGCACCAGCCGTATCGCCGCTAG